One genomic window of Quercus robur chromosome 6, dhQueRobu3.1, whole genome shotgun sequence includes the following:
- the LOC126689087 gene encoding protein FAR1-RELATED SEQUENCE 5-like: protein MRDPPSSIPSNRPWMTIESPMEARMMDISCQNKDTMNDCTPKVGMEFDTLEAAWMFWKNYGKQMGFSVRKHYTNKSKIDGEITSRRFLCSKEGTRKPDKRDHLTSQPRQETRTNCPVRLGVSLVRETGKYKVYDFVSEHNHVLHLAATTFMMRSERKMSDVQAFAIDLAYASGIKPKEIHELMSREAGGRANLGYTGIDQKNYLRTRRQRSLIYGEAGSLLRYFQQQLIHNPSFHYAVQLDIEEQITNIFWADAKMIIDYAHFGDVFSFDTTFGTNKEFRPLAMFIGFNHHREMVIFGAALLYDETTESFKWLFESFLKAHGGRKPKSIFTDQDFAIAKALAEVMPETWHGLCTWHIMQNGIKKLGNLMKDGSLFLRDFKDCMYKYKNESEFEEAWNKMIQTYTIKDLSWLNGIYKLKEKWANCYMKRAVTLGMRSTQLSESLNGDLKDYLKSNLNMDDFFEHFEMVVGQKRDKELEAEYNAREKLPPLCLKNSPLLKQASQVYTPAIFKVFQNEYDHASAAIIKDRNCSQPVHEYTVVLLEKVGEYKVLCSPISRTISCSCRKFETFGILCCHALKVFDILDIKIIPDAYILKRWTREAKNGYVIDSIGKDVNGDVNLKVTQRYRRLCPRLVRLASRAAEIEEAYALVESVTKELEKQVEDIAMKFSSVSLDNSKDQMSLGGSEIVDHGEPIKNLVEKVKGLKKKEGCKGRKRCKSWVEQQSRRKKKTSTKDTVRQQLSKENNNSSLINYNNSISPVQCYSHKETDLAPNSMAWMTYEGLQGNRCQNNFIESLTGMDVGFDQAQVPLGDTTNNYDAHMNFLGM from the exons ATGAGGGATCCACCCAGCTCAATCCCTTCAAACCGTCCATGGATGACCATTGAAAGCCCAATGGAGGCCAG GATGATGGACATTTCTTGTCAAAACAAGGATACCATGAATGATTGTACCCCAAAGGTTGGTATGGAGTTTGATACGTTAGAGGCAGCTTGGatgttttggaaaaattatgGAAAACAAATGGGGTTTAGTGTTCGAAAGCATTATACAAATAAAAGTAAGATAGATGGAGAAATAACATCAAGAAGATTTTTGTGTTCTAAAGAGGGTACTCGTAAGCCTGATAAACGAGATCATCTGACCAGTCAACCTCGACAAGAAACAAGGACTAATTGTCCAGTACGATTGGGTGTTTCATTAGTTCGTGAGACCGGAAAGTACAAGGTGTACGATTTTGTATCAGAGCACAACCATGTTCTTCATCTTGCAGCAACTACTTTCATGATGCGATCAGAACGAAAGATGTCTGATGTCCAAGCTTTTGCTATTGATTTAGCTTATGCTTCTGGAATTAAGCCTAAGGAGATACATGAGTTAATGAGTAGGGAGGCTGGTGGAAGGGCTAATCTTGGCTACACTGGAATTGATCAAAAAAACTATCTTCGAACTAGACGACAACGAAGCTTGATATATGGTGAAGCCGGTAGTTTATTAAGGTATTTTCAACAACAATTGATTCATAATCCATCGTTCCATTATGCTGTACAGTTGGATATCGAGGAGCAAATAACTAATATATTTTGGGCTGATGCTAAAATGATAATTGATTATGCCCATTTTGGtgatgtttttagttttgacACTACATTTGGCACAAACAAAGAATTTAGACCTTTAGCTATGTTTATTGGTTTCAATCACCATAGAGAGATGGTGATTTTTGGGGCTGCACTTTTATACGATGAGACAACTGAATCATTCAAATGgctttttgagagttttttaaaaGCACATGGTGGTAGAAAGCCTAAATCTATCTTTACTGATCAAGATTTTGCTATTGCAAAGGCATTAGCTGAGGTGATGCCAGAGACATGGCATGGATTATGTACTTGGCACATAATGCAAAATGGAATCAAGAAATTGGGAAATTTGATGAAGGATGGCTCATTGTTCCTCCGAGACTTTAAGGACTGCATGTATAAGTATAAGAATGAGAGTGAATTTGAAGAAGCTTGGAATAAAATGATTCAGACCTATACAATTAAGGATCTTAGTTGGTTAAATGGTATATacaaattgaaggaaaaatggGCTAACTGTTACATGAAGAGGGCAGTTACTTTGGGAATGCGAAGTACTCAGCTTAGTGAAAGTTTGAATGGGGATTTGAAAGATtacttgaaatcaaatttgaatatggatgatttttttgagcattttGAGATGGTAGTAGGGCAGAAGCGGGATAAAGAGTTAGAGGCTGAGTATAATGCTAGGGAAAAATTGCCTCCTTTGTGCTTGAAGAATTCACCTTTATTGAAGCAAGCATCACAGGTGTATACCCCTGCAATATTTAAAGTGTTCCAAAATGAGTATGACCATGCATCAGCTGCAATAATAAAAGATCGGAATTGTAGCCAGCCAGTGCATGAATATACTGTTGTGCTTCTTGAGAAAGTTGGAGAATATAAAGTATTGTGTAGTCCTATTAGTAGGACAATCTCATGCAGTTGTAGGAAGTTTGAAACATTTGGGATTTTGTGTTGTCATGCTTTGAAGGTTTTCGACATACTTGATATAAAGATAATTCCTGATGCTTACATTTTGAAGAGATGGACAAGAGAAGCAAAAAATGGGTATGTCATAGATAGTATTGGGAAGGATGTCAATGGGGATGTTAACTTAAAAGTTACACAACGGTATAGAAGATTATGTCCCAGGTTAGTTAGATTAGCATCACGAGCTGCTGAAATCGAAGAAGCATATGCTTTGGTAGAGAGTGTTACAAAGGAATTAGAAAAGCAAGTTGAAGATATTGCCATGAAATTTTCAAGTGTGAGTCTTGATAATTCTAAAGATCAAATGTCATTGGGTGGTAGTGAAATTGTGGATCATGGAGAACCTATAAAGAATTTAGTTGAAAAGGTTAAAGGcctcaaaaagaaagaaggttGTAAGGGTCGAAAAAGATGTAAAAGTTGGGTTGAACAACAAtcaaggagaaagaaaaaaacttcaACAAAAGATACTGTTAGACAACAATTATCCAAG GAAAACAATAACTCTTCTCTCATAAATTACAATAACTCTATCTCACCTGTGCAATGCTATTCACATAAG GAAACTGATCTGGCACCTAATTCAATGGCATGGATGACATATGAAGGTCTCCAAGGAAATAGATGCCAAAACAATTTCATTGAATCATTAACG GGAATGGATGTTGGGTTTGATCAAGCACAAGTTCCTTTGGGTGACACAACAAATAATTATGATGCTCACATGAATTTTCTTG GTATGtga